From Pontibacter actiniarum, a single genomic window includes:
- a CDS encoding pirin family protein, producing MEDRTVARLLYAETVDMGGMPVRQPFPTQQVAQIDPFLLLHHHVTEMPKGVVPRKTGVGPHPHRGFSPVTFVYRGGVHHRDSRGNNSVVYAGGTQWMNAGRGVVHSERPPSDIMSHGGVQEIVQLWVNTPAANKMDQPAYMPLQEQDTPVVESEGVKIQVVAGTFEGVRGPIATVSPVLALRLTLQAGAGYTLPLPQDYNAFLYLLDGALQLKGFGLVEGLHQVVFNQDGESITVTAKEDTRALLMAGKPLGEPVVANGPFVMNTETQLMQAMRDYQMGKMGILIED from the coding sequence ATGGAAGACAGAACCGTGGCCCGCTTGCTTTACGCCGAAACCGTGGATATGGGCGGCATGCCCGTACGGCAGCCTTTCCCGACGCAGCAAGTAGCCCAGATAGATCCGTTCCTGCTGCTGCACCACCACGTTACTGAAATGCCCAAAGGGGTAGTGCCCCGTAAAACGGGCGTGGGGCCGCATCCGCACCGGGGCTTTTCGCCGGTTACCTTTGTGTACCGTGGCGGCGTGCACCACCGGGACTCGAGGGGTAACAACAGCGTGGTGTACGCCGGCGGCACGCAGTGGATGAACGCAGGCCGCGGGGTTGTGCACAGCGAGCGGCCGCCCAGCGACATCATGTCACACGGGGGAGTGCAGGAGATCGTGCAGCTGTGGGTAAACACTCCCGCAGCTAATAAAATGGATCAGCCGGCCTACATGCCGCTGCAGGAGCAGGATACCCCCGTGGTCGAGTCTGAAGGTGTGAAAATACAGGTTGTAGCCGGCACCTTCGAAGGTGTGAGAGGGCCAATAGCCACTGTTTCGCCGGTGCTGGCGCTGCGGCTGACGCTACAAGCCGGGGCTGGCTACACGCTGCCGCTGCCGCAGGACTACAACGCCTTTCTGTACCTGCTGGACGGTGCGCTGCAACTAAAGGGTTTTGGCTTGGTGGAGGGGCTGCACCAGGTGGTGTTTAACCAGGACGGGGAAAGTATCACCGTAACGGCAAAGGAAGACACCCGGGCCCTGCTGATGGCGGGTAAACCCTTGGGAGAACCGGTGGTCGCCAACGGCCCTTTTGTGATGAACACCGAAACGCAGCTTATGCAGGCAATGCGCGATTACCAGATGGGCAAGATGGGCATACTGATCGAAGACTAG
- a CDS encoding response regulator: MVRLILADDHKLIRDGVKALLDGQPDGVDIVGEAASGKELVEILGHAAADVVLLDINMPDMDGFEALRLVKQQHPDVKVLVLSMLDHERYVHQMMELGASGYVLKNAGKEELRLAIKLVANGTTYISSHVTLDLLRKASYTMQQDQPKERPHKELSKRELEVLNLISEGYTNADIAEKLFTSKRTIETHRQNLLEKTHTKNTAALIKYAVLNGIIN; this comes from the coding sequence ATGGTTAGATTGATTCTTGCTGATGACCATAAGCTGATACGCGACGGTGTGAAGGCACTGTTAGACGGGCAGCCCGATGGCGTAGACATTGTGGGGGAGGCGGCCAGCGGCAAAGAGCTGGTGGAAATACTGGGGCATGCGGCAGCGGATGTAGTGCTGCTGGACATCAACATGCCTGACATGGACGGCTTTGAAGCCCTGCGCCTGGTGAAACAGCAACACCCCGATGTAAAGGTACTGGTGCTGTCAATGCTGGACCATGAGCGCTATGTGCACCAGATGATGGAGCTGGGGGCATCGGGATACGTGCTGAAGAACGCAGGGAAAGAGGAGTTGCGGCTGGCGATTAAGCTGGTGGCCAACGGCACAACCTATATCAGCTCCCATGTTACTCTCGACCTGCTTCGGAAGGCCAGCTATACCATGCAGCAGGACCAGCCAAAGGAGAGACCGCACAAAGAACTGTCTAAGCGCGAGCTGGAGGTGCTGAACCTGATTTCAGAAGGCTATACCAACGCCGATATCGCCGAAAAGCTCTTCACCAGCAAACGCACCATTGAAACGCACCGGCAGAACCTGCTGGAGAAAACCCACACCAAGAATACCGCTGCGCTCATAAAGTACGCGGTGCTGAACGGCATCATCAACTAG
- a CDS encoding STAS domain-containing protein, with the protein MKTGNDTGGQKSFDATSEQQQDGLILRITGELDANTAVAADDTLTAALAQPIRFLLIDCNGLRYVSSAGLGVFLSAFHTCQQTGIPFILFGLQPKIKNVFSILGLERVMQSVQTEQEALQLANASDSGTEGKQL; encoded by the coding sequence ATGAAAACAGGCAACGACACAGGAGGCCAAAAGTCTTTCGATGCTACGAGTGAGCAGCAGCAGGATGGGCTGATTCTGCGCATAACGGGTGAGCTGGATGCCAACACCGCCGTTGCCGCAGATGATACGCTGACGGCGGCCCTGGCTCAGCCGATCCGTTTCCTCCTCATCGACTGCAACGGCCTCCGCTACGTTTCCTCGGCTGGCCTGGGGGTGTTTCTTTCCGCTTTTCATACGTGTCAGCAAACAGGCATACCGTTCATCCTGTTTGGGCTGCAGCCGAAGATTAAAAACGTATTCTCTATACTTGGCCTTGAGCGGGTTATGCAAAGCGTGCAGACGGAGCAGGAGGCTTTACAACTTGCAAACGCATCCGATTCAGGTACAGAAGGCAAGCAATTATGA
- a CDS encoding PAS domain-containing protein, whose protein sequence is MKNDLRSCLQQVSHEQAAPVSESLEKQLLQKNKELLELNQRLLQEIEERKRVEQSLLQSERKYRKVVESSSDIIGRFDKNLRHIFVNDAVEAAFGLPKQQLIGKSHQELNLPEYVLRETRDRIQEVFRTGQKETSITYLPTPEGLRCFHSVIEPELSEAGTVETVVAIGRDLTMEALKEQMLNSVFDNTRIGITSLHAVRDEQGHIVDFEWMLANKSAAAILGQSSSELINKRILSLFPGIKATGLFDFMVQVVEQGGAHSQSLFYNHEHLNAWFDLLISKLADGVILTFVDISEQRKTALALKHTNQELLQEVQERKTAERRLQQEHELLERIIEHSVDCICAFDERGYYTAWNRMMEVYTGFKREQVLGRHIFDVHPHLKDTKVAQKVKQVLQGRSCRLKAVPFMQRPGSYELNLVPTFDAEQQQTGGIIFMRDLAESLKLKEMTIQHRLSQQKNNLQVVLQTQEEERKRIAEALHNGLGQLLYGIKLHLEQAKGAGTGAVARIQEIALLLEEAITETRTISFELMPSILQDFGLEVALQEFCKKLSRTHITINLKEYNAAARFDANLEIAVYRMVQELVNNCIKHAGATLVEIEVVQAKGKLRLQVRDNGKGADTAKLKKCDGIGLRSIRNRLKLLNGRLRINAEAGKGTAVTLQVPL, encoded by the coding sequence ATGAAAAACGACCTACGTTCCTGTCTTCAGCAGGTCTCGCACGAGCAGGCCGCACCGGTTTCTGAAAGCCTGGAAAAACAGCTGCTGCAAAAAAATAAGGAGCTGCTGGAGCTAAACCAAAGGCTGTTGCAGGAAATCGAGGAGCGGAAGCGCGTGGAGCAGTCCCTGTTGCAGAGTGAGAGAAAGTACCGGAAAGTGGTGGAGAGTTCTTCGGATATTATCGGGCGCTTTGATAAGAACCTGCGGCACATATTCGTGAACGATGCGGTGGAGGCAGCCTTTGGGCTACCGAAGCAGCAGCTGATCGGGAAATCGCACCAGGAGCTCAACCTGCCGGAGTATGTGCTGCGGGAAACACGCGACAGGATACAGGAAGTGTTCCGGACCGGGCAGAAGGAAACCAGCATCACCTACCTGCCGACGCCGGAAGGGCTGCGCTGCTTCCACAGCGTGATTGAGCCTGAACTCAGCGAGGCGGGCACAGTGGAGACGGTGGTTGCCATAGGGCGCGACCTGACGATGGAAGCGCTAAAGGAGCAGATGCTGAACAGCGTGTTCGATAACACTAGGATTGGGATCACCTCCCTGCACGCCGTGCGCGATGAGCAAGGGCACATTGTTGATTTTGAGTGGATGCTGGCCAACAAAAGCGCTGCGGCTATACTTGGGCAAAGTTCGTCAGAGCTGATAAACAAGCGCATCCTTAGCCTCTTTCCCGGCATAAAAGCCACAGGCCTCTTCGATTTTATGGTGCAGGTGGTGGAGCAGGGCGGAGCGCACAGCCAAAGCCTCTTCTATAACCACGAGCACTTAAACGCCTGGTTCGACTTGCTTATCTCAAAGCTTGCGGACGGCGTTATCCTCACTTTCGTGGATATTTCCGAGCAGCGCAAAACCGCGCTGGCGCTGAAACACACCAATCAGGAGCTGCTGCAGGAGGTGCAGGAGCGCAAAACTGCCGAGCGGCGGCTTCAGCAGGAGCATGAATTGCTCGAGCGCATTATAGAGCACTCCGTTGACTGTATCTGCGCCTTTGACGAAAGAGGGTACTACACCGCCTGGAACCGGATGATGGAGGTATACACCGGCTTTAAGCGGGAGCAGGTGCTGGGCAGGCATATCTTCGATGTCCACCCCCACCTAAAGGACACAAAGGTGGCCCAGAAGGTGAAACAGGTGCTGCAGGGCAGGAGCTGCCGCCTGAAGGCAGTGCCTTTTATGCAGCGCCCCGGCTCGTACGAGCTCAACCTCGTTCCTACTTTTGATGCAGAGCAGCAGCAGACGGGGGGAATCATCTTTATGCGCGACTTGGCGGAAAGCCTGAAGCTAAAGGAGATGACGATACAGCACCGCCTGTCGCAGCAGAAGAATAACCTGCAAGTGGTGCTGCAAACCCAGGAGGAGGAGCGGAAGCGCATAGCAGAGGCACTGCACAACGGTCTGGGGCAGCTGCTCTATGGCATAAAACTGCACCTGGAGCAGGCAAAGGGTGCCGGTACGGGAGCAGTGGCCAGAATTCAGGAAATAGCACTGCTGCTGGAGGAGGCCATCACCGAAACGCGTACGATCTCTTTTGAACTGATGCCCTCCATTCTGCAGGATTTCGGCCTGGAGGTGGCACTGCAGGAGTTTTGCAAAAAGCTGTCGCGGACGCATATTACAATCAACCTGAAGGAGTACAATGCAGCGGCTCGCTTTGATGCGAACCTGGAGATAGCCGTGTACCGTATGGTGCAGGAGCTGGTGAACAACTGTATCAAGCATGCCGGGGCAACCCTGGTTGAGATTGAGGTGGTGCAGGCAAAAGGAAAACTGCGCTTGCAGGTGCGCGACAACGGCAAGGGGGCGGACACGGCCAAGCTGAAGAAATGCGACGGTATTGGCCTGCGCAGCATCAGGAACCGTCTGAAGCTGCTGAACGGGAGGCTCAGAATAAACGCGGAGGCTGGCAAAGGTACCGCCGTAACGCTGCAGGTGCCACTGTAG
- a CDS encoding DUF72 domain-containing protein, producing the protein MDKQIHIGTSGWHYKHWMGNFYPAGLKPREFNGYYIRFFSTVEINNSFYKLPTPETFAGWRQAVPDDFIFAVKASRYMTHMKKLKDPQESLSRFFGSADALEHKLGPVLFQLPPAWKVNLERLSDFMALLPPYYKYTFEFRHPSWYTEEVLALLRKHNAAFCIYELAHHMSPLHLTADFVYVRLHGPDGKYAGSYSEEALQWWANQCLEWQRQGLEVYLYFDNDQLGYAAFNALRLQEIVGQRQV; encoded by the coding sequence ATGGATAAACAGATACACATCGGCACTTCAGGCTGGCACTACAAGCACTGGATGGGCAACTTCTACCCAGCCGGCCTGAAACCAAGGGAGTTCAACGGTTACTACATCCGGTTCTTCAGCACGGTGGAGATCAACAACTCCTTTTACAAGCTCCCCACGCCGGAGACCTTTGCCGGTTGGCGCCAGGCAGTACCCGACGACTTCATTTTCGCGGTGAAGGCCAGCCGCTACATGACCCACATGAAAAAGCTGAAGGACCCACAGGAGAGCCTGAGCCGGTTCTTCGGCAGTGCCGATGCCCTGGAGCATAAGCTGGGCCCGGTGCTCTTCCAGCTGCCGCCGGCCTGGAAGGTAAACCTGGAGCGCCTGTCTGACTTTATGGCACTGCTGCCCCCCTACTATAAGTACACCTTCGAGTTCAGGCACCCCAGCTGGTACACCGAAGAAGTTTTGGCGCTCCTCCGAAAACATAACGCCGCTTTTTGTATTTATGAACTGGCGCACCACATGTCGCCCCTCCACCTCACGGCTGACTTTGTGTACGTACGCCTGCATGGCCCTGACGGCAAGTACGCCGGGTCTTACTCCGAAGAGGCACTGCAGTGGTGGGCAAACCAATGCCTGGAATGGCAGCGGCAGGGGCTGGAAGTGTACCTTTATTTCGACAACGACCAGCTGGGCTACGCGGCCTTTAACGCACTCCGGCTACAGGAAATCGTCGGGCAAAGGCAGGTATAA
- a CDS encoding NAD(P)/FAD-dependent oxidoreductase — MDKITTDICIVGAGPVGLFAVFEAGLLKMRCHVVDALPAVGGQLSEIYPKKPIYDIPGFPEVLAGDLVKNLEQQIAPFHPTFTLGERVDDLEKLDDGSFIVRTVAGTEIACKVVVIAGGLGSFEPRKPAIEHLDKYEKNGVEYMVRDPEHFRDKRVVISGGGDSALDWTIFMAGLCKELTLVHRGTTFRGAPESAAKVLSMAEEGQINLILKSNVTEVHGEEKLEAVTVMVDNTTPHQIEVDNFIPLFGLVPKLGPIEDWGLELEKNAILVNTEDYSTNIPGIYAIGDINTYPGKLKLILCGFHEAALMAQSAYNIIYPDKKFVLKYTTVNGIQELQA, encoded by the coding sequence ATGGACAAAATAACAACGGATATATGCATTGTGGGTGCTGGCCCGGTAGGCCTTTTTGCCGTGTTTGAGGCTGGCCTGCTAAAAATGCGTTGCCATGTAGTAGATGCGCTGCCTGCCGTTGGCGGTCAGCTTTCTGAGATTTATCCTAAAAAACCTATTTACGATATCCCTGGTTTCCCGGAGGTGCTGGCAGGAGACCTTGTTAAGAACCTGGAACAGCAGATTGCTCCTTTCCACCCTACGTTTACCTTGGGAGAGCGCGTAGACGACCTGGAAAAACTGGACGACGGCTCTTTTATCGTGCGCACAGTGGCAGGCACCGAGATTGCCTGCAAGGTGGTGGTGATTGCCGGTGGCCTCGGCTCCTTTGAGCCGCGCAAGCCTGCGATTGAGCACCTGGACAAGTATGAGAAAAACGGCGTGGAGTATATGGTGCGCGACCCGGAGCACTTCCGCGATAAGCGCGTCGTGATTTCTGGCGGCGGTGACTCAGCCCTGGACTGGACCATCTTTATGGCAGGCCTTTGCAAGGAGCTGACCCTGGTACACCGCGGCACGACCTTCAGAGGCGCGCCGGAGTCGGCCGCCAAGGTGCTTAGCATGGCCGAAGAGGGCCAGATCAACCTCATCCTTAAATCTAATGTAACAGAGGTGCATGGTGAGGAGAAGCTGGAGGCCGTTACGGTGATGGTAGACAACACGACCCCGCACCAGATCGAGGTGGACAACTTCATCCCGCTCTTCGGGCTTGTTCCCAAGCTGGGGCCAATCGAGGACTGGGGGCTGGAGCTGGAGAAGAATGCCATTCTGGTGAACACCGAGGATTACTCTACCAACATTCCCGGCATCTATGCCATCGGCGACATCAACACTTATCCCGGTAAACTCAAGCTTATACTTTGCGGCTTCCACGAGGCAGCCCTGATGGCCCAGAGCGCTTACAATATCATTTACCCTGATAAGAAGTTTGTGTTAAAGTATACAACCGTAAACGGGATACAGGAGCTACAGGCATGA
- a CDS encoding 2Fe-2S iron-sulfur cluster-binding protein produces MKDAINIYVEQDGGERIELEAPLDMNLSVMEVLKANEFPVQAVCGGMAICATCHVEVLQSGELPDMSDDEAYMLETLPHATDTSRLSCQLRVTPELDGLVVRIMPEA; encoded by the coding sequence ATGAAAGACGCAATAAACATATATGTGGAGCAGGACGGCGGCGAGCGCATAGAACTGGAGGCCCCGCTGGACATGAACCTGTCTGTTATGGAGGTGCTGAAGGCAAATGAGTTCCCGGTGCAGGCCGTATGCGGCGGCATGGCCATTTGTGCCACCTGCCATGTAGAGGTGCTGCAAAGCGGAGAGCTTCCTGACATGAGCGACGACGAGGCTTATATGCTCGAAACGCTTCCCCACGCTACCGACACCAGCCGCCTCTCGTGCCAGCTGCGCGTAACGCCTGAGCTTGACGGGCTGGTGGTGCGCATTATGCCGGAGGCATAG